The Chitinophagales bacterium DNA window TTATAATTAACAATGCTAAAAGTCCGAATCATCGAATAACTTTCATTCCTGTTTTGACATACTATCCAACAATGGGTCATGACCCATTGGAGATTACCCAAACAAAGCACCCTCCACCCATTCGCACAAAATATGCCCGAGCAGGATGTGGCCTTCCTGAATGCGGGGCGTGTCCTGCGATGGGATTTTTATTAAGAAGTCGCAGTACTCTTCCATTGGGCCGTTGAATGCCCCGGTAAATCCGGCAGTAGTCATGCCTTTCATTTTGGCTTTTTCCAATGCTTTTATCACGTTTTCGGAATTGCCCGAAGTGGAGAGCCCAATCAAAATATCGCCTTTTTTGCCCTGGGCTTCTATCAGTCGGCTATAGACTTGCCCGAATGAATAATCATTGGCGGTAGCGGTGAGGTATGAAGTGTTTACGTGCAGAGCTTCAGCGTGAAGTGGCTTGCGGTCTAAATAAAATCGTCCGCTTAGTTCTGCGGCCAGATGTTGGGCATCTGCGGCACTTCCGCCATTTCCACAAAAAAGTACTTTTCCGCCTTTTTCATAGCATTGTTTGATTTGCGCGCCCAGTTCTTGAAGGGTTTCCAGCAGTTCTGTTTCTTTGAGCAGCGCATTTTTTACTTTTTGTGCTGCATTGATTTTCTCCACAGCCAATACTTTCAATTCTATCATAACACATTGCTTTGATGATTGCTTTATGAGATTATAATGATGCCTAAAATTCTTAGCTTTGCCAAATCCCAAGCGGAAGAACAAAGTAAATCATTTCAATCAAATTTATTCATGAAGAAGTTTCATTTAGTTTCAGGTGCCTGTGGATTTGTGGGGCGAAATCTGACCAAACGCCTTTACAACACTACGGATGCAACATTGATAATTGTGGACGATCTTTCTGTTGGACTACATCCATCGGAATGGTTACAGGATTTTCAATCGAAAAAAGTAAAGGATGCCGAGCTAATTGGTGCAGACGAGCGCATTTGGTTTTTCAAGCAGGATTTCAGGAAATTTCTCAGGGATTTAATGGAAAATGGCAATTTTTTGAAGAACGATTACGGATTGGAAATTGAGACTTTCAATGATGTTTTTCATTTTGCGGCCATAGTAGGAGGGCGTGCTAAAATTGATGGCGACCCCATGATGGTGGCACTCGATTTGGCCATTGATGCCGAATTTTTCTATTGGGTCTGCCGCCACAAGCCAGACAGGGTTTTGTTCCCAAGTTCCAGTGCTGCTTACCCTGTTGATTTGCAAACTGATAAAGATGCAGTAGCATTGAAAGAAAGTGATATCAATTTCCACAGCAACCTCGGACAGCCCGATATGACTTATGGTTGGTCAAAATTGACTGGCGAATATCTGGCGCAGATTGCTGCTGAATATTATGGCATTTCCGTGGCCTGTGTGCGTCCTTTCTCCGGTTATGGAGAAGACCAGGATTTGTCCTATCCCGTTCCGGCCATTGCAGCCCGAGCAGCAGCCAAGGAAGATCCCTTCGAGGTTTGGGGCAGCGGAAAGCAAGGCCGCGATTTTGTGCATATTGACGACTGTATTGATGCAATCCTAATGGCATTGGACAATATTTCCGATGGCAGGGCTATAAATATCGGTCAGGGCAGATTGACTAGTTTTCTTGAGATTATAGAATACTTTACAAAATTCGCAGGGTACAAACCCGAAATCAAACCGCTGCTGGACAAGCCTGTAGGCGTTCATTCGCGCTATTCCAATATGGATTATGTGAAAAATGAATTTGGTTGGGAGCCTAAAATTTCCATTGAAGAAGGCCTGCGCAGGGTGTATGACAAAGCGGTAGAAAATCTGGAGAAAAAAAATGCCTGATAAGACAATCGTATGTTTTGGGCCAGGGCCGCAGTTTAAGGGCGGTATTTCCAATTACAATACTTCGCTGGCGAAATCATTGGCCAAGCAGCCCAATACCAAAGTGCATATCGTTTCCTGGACACAGCAATATCCCGCCATCATTCCCCGAGATTTTATCGATAAGGCCAGTAAAAAGGATTTGCTGGAAGGAACCGGCATCACGGTAGATTACCTGACCAATTACAACAATCCACTGAGCTGGAAGAAGACTTGTGATTTTATAAAATCATTGAATCCAGATAAGGTGATTTTTCAATGGGCCATTGCCCTGCAAGGTTTGCCAATGGGTTGGATGGCGCGTTGGCTGATGCGCAATACCAATATCGAAGTGCTTTTTGATGTGCATTTGGTCAAACAGAAAGAGGCCAGTTCAATCGATAATTTCTTTTTGAAATACGGATTGGAAAAAGCCCACAGCTATATCGTACATTCCCTGAAAAGCGCAGAAGAATTGGAGGAATTGTATCCCAATCAAAAATTCAATATTACGGAGACGGGTGAAAGATCTTCTGGCGAAACGCGAACGGTCATTAAATTGTACCACCCGATTTACGATATGTTTCAGCCCGACCCCAATTTTGACCTGGAAGCAGTGAAAAAGGAATTGGGCCTGAAAAAGCATGTGTTTCTCTTTTTTGGATTTATCAGAAAATACAAGGGCCTGCACCAGTTGATTCCTGCATTTGCAAAAGTGGCTGCAAAACGGGACGATGTTTCTTTGTTGATCGTGGGCGAATCTTTTTGGAATACGCTGGACAAAACAAAATGGAGCACGCGATTAAAAAAATCCTTGTTTGGTCTGGCGAAATCCCTTGTGCTAAAAAAGGGCGACAATGAGGAAGATTACAATCCGCTGGCATTGATCGATGAATACAAATTACAGGACAAAACAGTAGTCATCAATGAATTTGTGCCCAATGAGGATGTACACAAATATTTTCAGGTAGCAGATGCCATTTGCAATTATTATTTGGTGGCAACGCCTTCGGGCGTGGAGTCCATCGCCTATAATTTTCATCTGCCGGTATTGGCCACGGCTGTCGGGCATTTTCCCGAAACGGTAAAGCCGGGCTTCAATGGCTATTTGGCCGAGCCTGAAAACATTGATTCCATGGCGGAGCAGATGCTGAAATTCATTGACCATCCCATTGATCGCAAAAACGTGAAAGTTACGGCCGATCAGTTCAGTTGGGAGAATTACGCTAAGGCAGTATTGGTGCAGAGCTTTTAAATAATTATCGAATTTAGGTTACCAATATAAAGCAGTAAATAAGCCTAAAAACATTAACTTGTCATCGATTTATACAGGACTTCTTACTTTGTAAACGAGCTGCTAAATGTTATATAGATTGATACTGTTTTTACTACTTTTTATTCTGATTGTCTTTGCAGTTATAGTAGTATTTTACTTTTGGAGCAGTTCTGGAAGTGTAGATCAGTCCCAATATTCCCAGGTCATCAAGTGGGAAAATAAGGAGCAGGGCAGGAATGAGCTTGTAGAAAACAGGACTTATATGATAATCAGCTACAATATTGGCTATTTATCGGGAATGAGCAATAATCTTGCAGTGGAGCGCAAGTCTGAATTATTTGAATCCAATCTTGAAAATGTAAATGCGGAGATAAATAAGCTGCAACCTGATTTTATCGCTTTCCAGGAAATAGATTACAGGGCTAAAAGATCGTATAATATTGATCAGTTGGAGGCCATTGCCGGTAATACGGGTTTTGCCTATGCTGCCCGGCAGATCAATTGGGACAAAAACTATCTGCCGTTTCCCTATTGGCCACCCAAATTCCATTTTGGAAAGCTGCTTTCCGGGCAGGCTGTTTTGAGTCGTTACCCGGTTCTCGAGGACAAACGCATTGTATTGCAAATGCCGGAAATGCCTTATTACCGCGAGGCTTTTTATATCGACCGCTTATTGCAAATCACTAAAATTGATATTGATGGACAGCCATTGATTCTGATGAATGTACACCTAGAAGCCTATGATCAGAATACAAGGGTGGCACAGGCCAAAAAGGTTTTGGGCTATTTCAGGCAATATGCCAAAGATTACCCGGTGATACTGGCAGGTGATTTCAATAGTGACCCGATATATAGCGATGTGCCCGGACAAAAACAGGAACCAACAATCAGTTTTTTCCTGGATACCGAAGATTTGGAAGCCGCATCCTTAGCTTATTATCCTATTGAAAAGGAAAAGGTAAAAGCTAC harbors:
- a CDS encoding endonuclease/exonuclease/phosphatase family protein — protein: MILFLLLFILIVFAVIVVFYFWSSSGSVDQSQYSQVIKWENKEQGRNELVENRTYMIISYNIGYLSGMSNNLAVERKSELFESNLENVNAEINKLQPDFIAFQEIDYRAKRSYNIDQLEAIAGNTGFAYAARQINWDKNYLPFPYWPPKFHFGKLLSGQAVLSRYPVLEDKRIVLQMPEMPYYREAFYIDRLLQITKIDIDGQPLILMNVHLEAYDQNTRVAQAKKVLGYFRQYAKDYPVILAGDFNSDPIYSDVPGQKQEPTISFFLDTEDLEAASLAYYPIEKEKVKATFPADNPDVKLDYIFYTADRIEKIDFKVLEDFGTASDHLPVMMEFRFKP
- a CDS encoding glycosyltransferase is translated as MPDKTIVCFGPGPQFKGGISNYNTSLAKSLAKQPNTKVHIVSWTQQYPAIIPRDFIDKASKKDLLEGTGITVDYLTNYNNPLSWKKTCDFIKSLNPDKVIFQWAIALQGLPMGWMARWLMRNTNIEVLFDVHLVKQKEASSIDNFFLKYGLEKAHSYIVHSLKSAEELEELYPNQKFNITETGERSSGETRTVIKLYHPIYDMFQPDPNFDLEAVKKELGLKKHVFLFFGFIRKYKGLHQLIPAFAKVAAKRDDVSLLIVGESFWNTLDKTKWSTRLKKSLFGLAKSLVLKKGDNEEDYNPLALIDEYKLQDKTVVINEFVPNEDVHKYFQVADAICNYYLVATPSGVESIAYNFHLPVLATAVGHFPETVKPGFNGYLAEPENIDSMAEQMLKFIDHPIDRKNVKVTADQFSWENYAKAVLVQSF
- a CDS encoding NAD-dependent epimerase/dehydratase family protein → MKKFHLVSGACGFVGRNLTKRLYNTTDATLIIVDDLSVGLHPSEWLQDFQSKKVKDAELIGADERIWFFKQDFRKFLRDLMENGNFLKNDYGLEIETFNDVFHFAAIVGGRAKIDGDPMMVALDLAIDAEFFYWVCRHKPDRVLFPSSSAAYPVDLQTDKDAVALKESDINFHSNLGQPDMTYGWSKLTGEYLAQIAAEYYGISVACVRPFSGYGEDQDLSYPVPAIAARAAAKEDPFEVWGSGKQGRDFVHIDDCIDAILMALDNISDGRAINIGQGRLTSFLEIIEYFTKFAGYKPEIKPLLDKPVGVHSRYSNMDYVKNEFGWEPKISIEEGLRRVYDKAVENLEKKNA
- a CDS encoding D-sedoheptulose 7-phosphate isomerase codes for the protein MIELKVLAVEKINAAQKVKNALLKETELLETLQELGAQIKQCYEKGGKVLFCGNGGSAADAQHLAAELSGRFYLDRKPLHAEALHVNTSYLTATANDYSFGQVYSRLIEAQGKKGDILIGLSTSGNSENVIKALEKAKMKGMTTAGFTGAFNGPMEEYCDFLIKIPSQDTPRIQEGHILLGHILCEWVEGALFG